Proteins encoded within one genomic window of Episyrphus balteatus chromosome 1, idEpiBalt1.1, whole genome shotgun sequence:
- the LOC129907765 gene encoding myocyte-specific enhancer factor 2 isoform X3: MGRKKIQISRITDERNRQVTFNKRKFGVMKKAYELSVLCDCEIALIIFSSSNKLYQYASTDMDKVLLKYTEYNEPHESLTNKNIIEKENKNGVMSPDSPEQETDYTLTPRTEAKYNKIEEDFQMVMQRTQMTGGARNMTNPNYTLPVSMPVGDSYGGAMLQASPQMSHTNISPRPSSSETDSGGMSLIIYPSASMLEMSNGYPHSHSPLGGSPSPGPSPGIASHHISHKQQSPGGQNGRASNLRVVIPTPTIAPNMSNQDDIGYSDVSSQSQSQSQQQFQSDTLKNTFLIHHQQRHNQTSLNTPVVTLQTPIPALTSYSFPQDFSMSSSDVMSLSSWTTHQGLVQHTSLPHLAVSNSTPPPATSPISIKVKSEPVSPPRDLSSGQGGHSSSQHQQHQQQQQQQHQQHSSSHLGQSPSGAISITTMNTAAVIAGGGGGGGGGGGSNSNSSGGHNSSATNLSVLSHPQQHLVMSTSRPSSTGHLTPTPVLDKYDGYCRSQLGPSSRFWNFADFLIFTTGSVTPTNAPSPDLRMSSQLSDYDSPNQPHKRPRISEGWST, translated from the exons gtgACATTTAACAAGCGTAAATTTGGTGTGATGAAGAAGGCCTACGAATTATCGGTGCTGTGTGATTGTGAAATTGCATTGATTATATTCTCATCTAgcaataaattatatcaatatgCTAGCACAGATATGGATAAAGTTTTGCTGAAATACACCGAATACAATGAACCACATGAATCgctgacaaacaaaaatataatagag AAGGAAAATAAGAATGGAGTCATGTCACCCGATTCACCGGAACAGGAAACCGATTACACCTTGACACCACGGACCGAAGCCAAATACAATAAAATCGAAGAGGACTTTCAAATGGTAATGCAACGCACCCAGATGACTGGAGGAGCTAGAAATATGACAAATCCGAATTACACATTGCCAGTTTCGATGCCAGTTGGTGATAGTTATGGCGGTGCAATGCTGCAGGCCAGCCCCCAAATGTCGCACACAAATATCAGCCCTAGACCATCGAGTTCGGAAACGGATTCAGGTGGGATGTCATTAATAA tatatCCATCTGCATCAATGCTGGAGATGTCCAATGGTTATCCTCATTCGCATTCACCACTTGGTGGATCCCCAAGTCCGGGGCCAAGTCCTGGCATAG caTCTCATCACATATCACATAAACAACAATCACCGGGTGGACAAAATGGCCGAGCTTCCAATTTACGTGTAGTCATACCAACGCCAACTATCGCTCCAAATATGTCTAATCAAGATGATATTGGCTATTCAGACGTGAGTTCACAATCTCAATCACAATCACAACAACAGTTCCAATCAGacacattaaaaaatacatttctcaTACATCATCAGCAACGGCATAATCAGACATCACTCAATACGCCGGTGGTAACATTACAAACACCAATACCAGCCCTCACTAGTTATTCGTTTCCGCAAGATTTTTCAATGAGTTCCTCGGACGTGATGAGCCTGTCATCGTGGACCACCCATCAGGGTTTAGTACAACATACTAG TTTACCACATTTAGCTGTATCGAATAGTACCCCACCACCCGCGACATCACCGATATCAATTAAGGTGAAATCCGAACCAGTGTCACCGCCCAGAGATTTATCTTCGGGCCAGGGTGGTCATTCATCCAGTCAGCACCAGCAacatcagcagcagcagcaacaacaacatcagcagcaTTCTAGTTCACACCTGGGTCAGTCGCCCAGTGGTGCCATCTCTATTACAACTATGAATACAGCAGCTGTGATAGCTGGCGGAGGAGGGGGAGGTGGCGGCGGAGGGGGCTCGAATTCTAATAGTAGCGGCGGCCATAACTCGTCGGCGACAAATTTAAGTGTTCTAAGTCATCCACAGCAGCATCTGGTCATGTCAACGTCCAGACCTTCGTCCACGGGTCATCTCACACCTACACCAG TTCTAGACAAATATGATGGCTATTGTCGCTCCCAACTGGGTCCTAGTTCTAGATTTTGGAATTTTGCCG ATTTTCTAATCTTCACCACAGGTTCTGTGACCCCGACAAATGCTCCGTCGCCAGATCTGCGCATGAGCAGCCAACTATCTGACTATGATTCCCCCAATCAGCCCCACAAACGACCACGCATCTCTGAAGGATGGTCAACATAG
- the LOC129907765 gene encoding myocyte-specific enhancer factor 2 isoform X4 has translation MGRKKIQISRITDERNRQVTFNKRKFGVMKKAYELSVLCDCEIALIIFSSSNKLYQYASTDMDKVLLKYTEYNEPHESLTNKNIIEKENKNGVMSPDSPEQETDYTLTPRTEAKYNKIEEDFQMVMQRTQMTGGARNMTNPNYTLPVSMPVGDSYGGAMLQASPQMSHTNISPRPSSSETDSGGMSLIIYPSASMLEMSNGYPHSHSPLGGSPSPGPSPGIGGQNNNKSSHHISHKQQSPGGQNGRASNLRVVIPTPTIAPNMSNQDDIGYSDVSSQSQSQSQQQFQSDTLKNTFLIHHQQRHNQTSLNTPVVTLQTPIPALTSYSFPQDFSMSSSDVMSLSSWTTHQGLVQHTSLPHLAVSNSTPPPATSPISIKVKSEPVSPPRDLSSGQGGHSSSQHQQHQQQQQQQHQQHSSSHLGQSPSGAISITTMNTAAVIAGGGGGGGGGGGSNSNSSGGHNSSATNLSVLSHPQQHLVMSTSRPSSTGHLTPTPVLDKYDGYCRSQLGPSSRFWNFAGSVTPTNAPSPDLRMSSQLSDYDSPNQPHKRPRISEGWST, from the exons gtgACATTTAACAAGCGTAAATTTGGTGTGATGAAGAAGGCCTACGAATTATCGGTGCTGTGTGATTGTGAAATTGCATTGATTATATTCTCATCTAgcaataaattatatcaatatgCTAGCACAGATATGGATAAAGTTTTGCTGAAATACACCGAATACAATGAACCACATGAATCgctgacaaacaaaaatataatagag AAGGAAAATAAGAATGGAGTCATGTCACCCGATTCACCGGAACAGGAAACCGATTACACCTTGACACCACGGACCGAAGCCAAATACAATAAAATCGAAGAGGACTTTCAAATGGTAATGCAACGCACCCAGATGACTGGAGGAGCTAGAAATATGACAAATCCGAATTACACATTGCCAGTTTCGATGCCAGTTGGTGATAGTTATGGCGGTGCAATGCTGCAGGCCAGCCCCCAAATGTCGCACACAAATATCAGCCCTAGACCATCGAGTTCGGAAACGGATTCAGGTGGGATGTCATTAATAA tatatCCATCTGCATCAATGCTGGAGATGTCCAATGGTTATCCTCATTCGCATTCACCACTTGGTGGATCCCCAAGTCCGGGGCCAAGTCCTGGCATAGGTgggcaaaataataataaat caTCTCATCACATATCACATAAACAACAATCACCGGGTGGACAAAATGGCCGAGCTTCCAATTTACGTGTAGTCATACCAACGCCAACTATCGCTCCAAATATGTCTAATCAAGATGATATTGGCTATTCAGACGTGAGTTCACAATCTCAATCACAATCACAACAACAGTTCCAATCAGacacattaaaaaatacatttctcaTACATCATCAGCAACGGCATAATCAGACATCACTCAATACGCCGGTGGTAACATTACAAACACCAATACCAGCCCTCACTAGTTATTCGTTTCCGCAAGATTTTTCAATGAGTTCCTCGGACGTGATGAGCCTGTCATCGTGGACCACCCATCAGGGTTTAGTACAACATACTAG TTTACCACATTTAGCTGTATCGAATAGTACCCCACCACCCGCGACATCACCGATATCAATTAAGGTGAAATCCGAACCAGTGTCACCGCCCAGAGATTTATCTTCGGGCCAGGGTGGTCATTCATCCAGTCAGCACCAGCAacatcagcagcagcagcaacaacaacatcagcagcaTTCTAGTTCACACCTGGGTCAGTCGCCCAGTGGTGCCATCTCTATTACAACTATGAATACAGCAGCTGTGATAGCTGGCGGAGGAGGGGGAGGTGGCGGCGGAGGGGGCTCGAATTCTAATAGTAGCGGCGGCCATAACTCGTCGGCGACAAATTTAAGTGTTCTAAGTCATCCACAGCAGCATCTGGTCATGTCAACGTCCAGACCTTCGTCCACGGGTCATCTCACACCTACACCAG TTCTAGACAAATATGATGGCTATTGTCGCTCCCAACTGGGTCCTAGTTCTAGATTTTGGAATTTTGCCG GTTCTGTGACCCCGACAAATGCTCCGTCGCCAGATCTGCGCATGAGCAGCCAACTATCTGACTATGATTCCCCCAATCAGCCCCACAAACGACCACGCATCTCTGAAGGATGGTCAACATAG